The proteins below are encoded in one region of Ursus arctos isolate Adak ecotype North America unplaced genomic scaffold, UrsArc2.0 scaffold_24, whole genome shotgun sequence:
- the CDC42EP4 gene encoding cdc42 effector protein 4 gives MPILKQLVSSSVHSKRRSRVDLTAEMISAPLGDFRHTMHVGRAGDAFGDTSFLNSKAGELDGESLDEQASSSSSKRSLLSRKFRGSKRSQSVTRGDREQRDMLGSLRDSALFVKNAMSLPQLNEKEAAEKGSGKLPKSLSSSPVKKASSGEGGQEAAAEGELGPRRNGAAAPHSPDPLLDEQAFGDLTELPVVPKAGLGLKHAESIMSFHIDLGPSMLGDVLSIMDKEEWEPEEEDGGYHDDGDAARSALQAPLAAAAAPPQARLEGARLEGAVGPDLPQDEGWAAAPSPGSARSEGSHTTRDSSSLSSCTSGVLDERSPASRGPDRARAPPSRQPDKEFSFMDEEEDEEIRV, from the coding sequence ATGCCTATCCTCAAGCAGCTGGTGTCCAGCTCCGTGCACTCCAAGCGCCGCTCCCGCGTGGACCTCACGGCCGAGATGATCAGCGCCCCGCTGGGCGACTTCCGGCACACCATGCACGTGGGCCGGGCGGGGGACGCCTTTGGGGACACCTCCTTCCTCAACAGCAAGGCCGGCGAGCTGGACGGTGAGTCCCTGGATGAGCAggcctcctcctcgtcctccaaACGCAGCCTCCTGTCCCGGAAGTTCCGGGGCAGCAAGCGGTCGCAGTCGGTGACGAGGGGGGACCGGGAGCAGAGGgacatgctgggctccctgcggGACTCGGCTCTGTTCGTCAAGAACGCCATGTCCCTGCCCCAGCTGAACGAGAAGGAAGCGGCCGAGAAGGGCTCTGGCAAGCTGCCCAAGAGCCTGTCGTCCAGCCCCGTGAAGAAGGCGAGCTCCGGGGAGGGCGGCCAGGAGGCGGCGGCTGAAGGGGAGCTTGGGCCCCGGCGGAACGGGGCCGCCGCCCCCCACTCCCCGGACCCCCTCCTGGACGAGCAGGCCTTCGGGGACCTGACGGAGCTGCCCGTGGTGCCCAAGGCCGGCTTGGGGCTCAAGCACGCCGAGTCCATCATGTCCTTCCACATTGACCTGGGGCCGTCCATGCTGGGCGATGTCCTCAGCATCATGGACAAGGAGGAGTGGGAACCCGAGGAGGAGGATGGCGGTTACCATGACGACGGGGACGCCGCACGCAGCGCCTTGCAGGCTCCCCTGGCGGCTGCCGCGGCCCCTCCGCAGGCCAGGCTGGAGGGCGCCAGGCTGGAGGGCGCCGTTGGCCCAGACCTACCCCAGGACGAGGGGTGGGCGGCGGCCCCCAGCCCCGGCTCAGCCCGCAGCGAGGGCAGCCACACCACGCGGGACAGCAGCTCCCTGTCCAGCTGCACCTCGGGAGTCCTGGACGAGCGCAGCCCGGCCTCCCGGGGCCCCGACAGGGCCCGGGCCCCGCCGTCCCGGCAGCCCGACAAGGAGTTCTCCTTCATGGacgaggaggaggatgaggagatCCGAGTGTGA